In a single window of the Neosynechococcus sphagnicola sy1 genome:
- a CDS encoding cyclic nucleotide-binding domain-containing protein gives MGGYVVVPNSNLTSQQVLNWSYQSFKGRIRIPVGASYESDPILVTETLLNAAYMESFVLHDPAPKVVFIGFGDSALQFELWVWVNRIDERISLKSSLNFIIDHQFRQMGITMPFPQQDLWLRNPDALLPGQPQAEEPISDNLSTPPQPPRPAKPVSLRDLLHKIPYFRNCSDLHLRSLIEIGYRKTLGAGEILFREGEPGQAFYLVLCGAIEAVVLQLDKQVKVYSTGEFLGEVALMLGVPYAASARALQDSILFVIDKHNFEKLLRLRPDLTELITQECVKDQEVYSQLRHDLQKLGLLGMPENHQNALEWIRNRFKTLFNL, from the coding sequence ATGGGGGGGTATGTGGTGGTTCCCAATAGTAATTTGACATCCCAACAGGTGCTGAATTGGAGCTATCAAAGTTTTAAGGGGCGGATTCGGATTCCAGTCGGGGCCTCCTACGAAAGTGACCCGATTTTGGTAACGGAAACCTTACTCAATGCTGCCTACATGGAGTCTTTTGTCTTACATGATCCAGCCCCCAAGGTGGTTTTTATTGGGTTTGGCGACAGTGCGCTCCAGTTTGAGCTATGGGTTTGGGTCAACCGGATTGATGAGCGTATTTCTCTCAAAAGCTCGCTAAATTTCATCATTGACCACCAGTTTCGCCAAATGGGAATTACAATGCCCTTTCCGCAGCAGGATCTGTGGTTGCGGAATCCCGATGCTTTACTCCCTGGACAGCCCCAAGCTGAGGAACCGATCTCCGATAATCTCTCCACTCCGCCCCAACCTCCTCGCCCTGCCAAACCTGTTTCCCTGCGAGACTTGCTCCACAAAATTCCCTATTTTCGCAATTGCTCAGACCTGCATTTACGATCGCTGATTGAGATTGGCTACCGCAAAACCTTGGGGGCTGGTGAGATCCTGTTCCGGGAAGGGGAACCGGGTCAGGCATTTTATCTGGTTCTCTGCGGTGCCATTGAAGCGGTAGTGCTGCAACTGGATAAACAGGTTAAAGTCTATAGCACTGGAGAATTCTTGGGGGAAGTTGCCTTAATGCTAGGGGTTCCCTATGCTGCCTCAGCTCGCGCCTTGCAAGATAGCATTTTGTTTGTGATTGATAAACACAACTTTGAAAAGCTCCTGCGGTTGCGCCCAGACTTGACGGAGTTGATTACCCAGGAGTGCGTTAAAGATCAAGAGGTTTACAGTCAACTGCGTCATGATCTCCAAAAGTTAGGCTTGTTGGGGATGCCGGAAAATCACCAAAATGCTTTGGAGTGGATACGAAATCGCTTCAAAACCCTGTTCAATCTTTAG
- a CDS encoding Crp/Fnr family transcriptional regulator, with product MLHVFDSEATVQPDLRQLLEELYQGRTLHPYRSGTMIPLYPQEIWVVCRGVVQLSTLYTSGDEALLGLVGPAMPFGLPLTFIHPYQAIALSDVDLMALTMSDVKKSPTLAHSLFHHLTRRLRQSEALLALAGHRRVEERLRHLLLLLRQEFGQPNPEGMRLNVRLTHQHLANAIGTTRVTVTRLLGQFREEGWLLVDANRHLVIPHHVSI from the coding sequence ATGCTCCATGTTTTTGACTCTGAGGCCACTGTCCAGCCTGATTTGCGTCAATTATTAGAGGAGCTTTACCAAGGACGCACCCTACATCCCTATCGCAGTGGGACGATGATCCCACTCTACCCCCAGGAAATTTGGGTGGTCTGTCGGGGTGTGGTGCAGCTGAGTACGCTCTACACGAGCGGCGATGAAGCCCTACTCGGGTTGGTGGGGCCCGCTATGCCCTTTGGCTTACCCCTGACCTTCATCCATCCCTATCAAGCGATCGCCCTCTCCGATGTTGATCTGATGGCGCTGACCATGTCGGACGTGAAAAAATCACCGACCCTAGCCCATAGCCTGTTTCACCACCTCACCCGCCGCCTCCGTCAGTCAGAAGCATTGCTGGCACTCGCAGGGCATCGGCGCGTGGAAGAACGGCTGCGGCATTTGCTGCTGTTGCTGCGCCAAGAGTTTGGCCAGCCCAACCCCGAGGGGATGCGGTTAAATGTGCGGCTCACCCATCAACATTTGGCGAATGCGATCGGTACCACTCGGGTCACCGTGACCCGGTTGCTGGGGCAATTTCGGGAGGAAGGCTGGTTATTGGTGGATGCCAACCGTCATCTCGTAATTCCCCACCACGTATCCATCTAA
- a CDS encoding anthranilate synthase component I family protein: MIFPDFSQFTALASQGNFIPVYQEWVADLDTPVSAWYRVCASEPYSFLLESVEGGEQLARYSLLGCDPLWVLEARGGRTTQTHRDGLVEVFEGDPFTILANCLQPYHPVKLPQLPPGIGGLFGFWGYELIHWIEPKVPIHAPSPADLPDGLWMQVDNLLIFDQVKRKIWAIAYADLRSPEVDLAQAYQRACDRVTHLVGKLQSPLQSSAHRLAWTPPGGPSQPSQPQLAYSSNTSRSQFCGNVQKAKDHIQAGDIFQVVLSQRLTAEYQGDPFALYRSLRLINPSPYMAYFNFRDWQIIGSSPEVMVKAEHPSNGAQQPLLATVRPIAGTRPRGQTPGDDATLAAELLQDPKEVAEHVMLVDLGRNDLGRVCLQGSVRVNELMVIERYSHVMHIVSQVVGDLAPGKTAWDLLKACFPAGTVSGAPKIRAMEIIHDLEPCRRGPYSGAYGFYDFEGQLNTAITIRTMVVTSLGSDRHLVSVQAGAGLVADSDPDKEYEETLNKARGLLEAIRCLPMGANLNLNPTC, from the coding sequence ATGATTTTTCCAGATTTTTCCCAATTTACCGCCCTTGCCAGCCAGGGAAACTTTATCCCGGTCTATCAAGAATGGGTGGCTGACCTCGACACCCCGGTCTCTGCTTGGTACCGTGTCTGTGCCAGCGAACCCTACAGCTTTTTATTAGAATCCGTTGAAGGTGGAGAGCAGCTGGCTCGCTACAGTTTACTGGGCTGTGATCCCCTGTGGGTATTAGAAGCCAGGGGAGGGCGCACTACCCAAACCCATCGCGATGGATTGGTAGAGGTTTTTGAGGGAGATCCGTTCACCATACTGGCCAATTGCCTGCAACCCTATCATCCGGTGAAGCTGCCCCAGTTGCCCCCCGGTATTGGCGGGTTATTTGGGTTCTGGGGGTATGAACTGATCCACTGGATTGAACCCAAAGTACCGATTCATGCTCCATCCCCGGCGGATCTACCCGATGGTCTGTGGATGCAGGTGGATAACCTGCTGATCTTTGATCAAGTGAAGCGCAAGATTTGGGCGATCGCCTATGCCGATCTGCGCTCTCCGGAGGTTGACTTGGCCCAGGCTTACCAGCGTGCCTGCGATCGCGTCACGCATTTAGTCGGCAAGCTACAATCGCCCTTGCAATCCTCTGCCCATCGTCTGGCTTGGACGCCACCGGGGGGGCCGTCTCAGCCATCCCAGCCCCAATTAGCCTATAGCAGTAACACGTCGCGATCACAGTTTTGTGGCAATGTCCAGAAGGCAAAGGATCACATTCAGGCGGGGGATATTTTCCAGGTGGTGCTGTCCCAGCGACTGACAGCGGAATATCAGGGCGATCCCTTCGCCCTCTACCGCTCCCTGCGGTTGATCAATCCCTCCCCGTACATGGCCTACTTTAACTTCCGGGATTGGCAGATCATTGGTTCCAGTCCTGAGGTGATGGTCAAGGCAGAACATCCCAGTAATGGGGCACAGCAACCCTTGCTGGCAACGGTACGTCCGATTGCAGGGACGCGACCGCGCGGTCAAACCCCCGGCGACGATGCCACCTTAGCGGCAGAACTGCTCCAAGATCCCAAAGAAGTCGCAGAACATGTGATGCTGGTAGATCTGGGACGAAATGACCTGGGACGGGTTTGCCTTCAAGGGTCGGTGCGGGTGAATGAGCTGATGGTGATTGAACGCTACTCCCATGTGATGCACATTGTCAGTCAGGTGGTTGGGGATTTGGCACCGGGAAAAACAGCATGGGATCTGCTGAAGGCCTGTTTCCCCGCTGGAACCGTCAGCGGGGCTCCTAAAATTCGGGCGATGGAGATTATTCACGATCTGGAACCCTGTCGTCGCGGCCCCTACTCAGGTGCCTATGGTTTTTATGACTTTGAAGGTCAATTAAATACGGCGATCACCATTCGCACGATGGTAGTGACCTCCCTAGGGAGCGATCGCCATCTGGTGAGTGTGCAAGCAGGAGCAGGGTTGGTCGCTGATTCCGATCCCGATAAAGAATATGAGGAAACCCTCAACAAAGCCAGGGGACTGCTAGAGGCGATTCGCTGTCTGCCAATGGGGGCAAATCTTAACCTGAATCCAACCTGCTGA
- a CDS encoding tetratricopeptide repeat protein has translation MSSRLLLLSVLSLVGCTALTVNQPAPTPTASLKTAAAAAPSAQAITLNNQGARKVQKGKYQGAIADFSQAIHLSPQFTEAYLGRGIAYSMLGKHPAAIQNFDQAIQLQPNFAPAYLNRADDYQQLGQSQRAIADLQKAIQLFTTQGDQKNASLAQQRLALLQNPGQPNSPAVAVAARPTPGMPTPTMPAPVEPLNYEAALASHLRKVGATMFATYWCPYCRRQEQLFGAAVSQLNIVECDPNGTNAQPALCEQKGVHGYPTWEINGQIFPGMLSLRELADLSGFQR, from the coding sequence TTGTCTAGCCGCCTTCTCCTCCTGTCGGTGCTGTCACTGGTAGGATGCACTGCCCTTACGGTTAACCAGCCAGCACCGACCCCCACCGCAAGTTTGAAAACTGCGGCGGCGGCAGCTCCCAGTGCCCAAGCAATCACCCTGAATAATCAGGGAGCCCGTAAGGTTCAGAAGGGCAAGTATCAAGGGGCGATCGCTGATTTTTCCCAGGCGATTCACCTCAGCCCTCAGTTTACCGAAGCCTATCTGGGACGCGGGATTGCCTACTCAATGCTGGGCAAGCACCCGGCGGCAATCCAGAACTTTGACCAGGCGATTCAACTGCAACCGAATTTTGCCCCTGCTTATTTGAATCGGGCAGATGATTATCAACAATTGGGTCAATCCCAACGGGCGATCGCCGATCTTCAGAAAGCGATTCAACTGTTTACCACCCAGGGAGATCAGAAGAATGCCAGTCTCGCCCAACAGCGCCTTGCCTTGCTGCAAAATCCAGGTCAACCAAATTCCCCCGCTGTAGCCGTGGCCGCCCGCCCCACCCCAGGGATGCCCACTCCAACGATGCCCGCCCCAGTGGAACCCCTGAATTATGAAGCCGCCTTGGCGAGTCATCTACGTAAGGTGGGTGCCACTATGTTTGCCACCTACTGGTGTCCCTACTGTCGGCGGCAAGAGCAGCTTTTTGGGGCAGCGGTAAGCCAATTAAATATTGTGGAATGTGACCCTAATGGTACCAATGCCCAGCCAGCGCTGTGTGAACAGAAGGGAGTCCACGGATACCCCACCTGGGAAATCAATGGGCAGATTTTTCCCGGCATGTTGTCTCTCAGAGAATTGGCTGACCTATCGGGTTTTCAGCGGTGA
- a CDS encoding cytochrome c biogenesis protein CcdA produces MAVGLLIMLMGVNLTGWVRLPRPQLPVVKLPATSPLHPWLSHLGNGLKGPYGVGLTFGLVSSPCTSPVMFSVLAAGAATGSQVLSTLAMVSYALGYTAIIFLASLFTGLAKQTRQLLRHAETISRFAGGLLLLVGGFYLVDGGRWVIATLLLPSL; encoded by the coding sequence GTGGCGGTCGGGCTGCTGATTATGCTGATGGGAGTGAATCTGACTGGCTGGGTGCGCTTGCCCCGCCCCCAATTGCCCGTGGTGAAGCTACCGGCCACCAGCCCCCTGCATCCATGGCTCAGCCACCTCGGGAATGGCTTAAAGGGACCCTACGGGGTCGGCTTAACCTTCGGGTTGGTGAGTTCGCCCTGTACCAGTCCCGTGATGTTTTCTGTGTTAGCCGCAGGAGCCGCGACCGGCTCCCAAGTTCTGAGTACCCTCGCAATGGTAAGTTATGCCCTTGGGTACACCGCCATCATCTTTCTTGCGAGTCTCTTTACCGGCTTGGCGAAGCAAACCCGTCAGCTTTTACGCCATGCTGAAACCATTAGCCGCTTTGCAGGTGGGCTATTACTTCTAGTGGGTGGTTTCTATTTGGTGGACGGGGGCCGCTGGGTGATTGCCACCCTGCTTTTGCCCTCTCTCTAA
- the panB gene encoding 3-methyl-2-oxobutanoate hydroxymethyltransferase yields MAMVALGHPTTLPITLDEMIHHAQAVRRGVKQALLICDLPFLSYQESFQQALHSAGRVLKEAGIQGVKLEGGYPAMAETVRCLVQAGIPVMGHVGLTPQSVHLLGYRQQGNSELAGEQILTQAIALEQAGAFGIILEHIPATLGLQISQKLTIPTIGIGAGPYCDGQVLVTADLLGLSPRQPPFAKSYADLWGTITQAVQQFGREVRSQQFPSPGAGAEAPRSNLSNSSVD; encoded by the coding sequence ATGGCCATGGTCGCCCTGGGGCATCCGACAACCCTGCCAATTACCCTGGATGAGATGATTCACCATGCTCAGGCGGTACGTCGGGGGGTGAAACAAGCTCTGCTGATCTGTGATCTACCGTTTTTGAGCTACCAAGAAAGTTTCCAGCAGGCGCTGCACTCCGCAGGCCGTGTCCTCAAAGAAGCGGGGATTCAAGGGGTGAAGTTAGAGGGGGGCTATCCCGCCATGGCTGAAACCGTGCGGTGCTTGGTGCAAGCAGGAATTCCGGTCATGGGGCATGTGGGTCTTACCCCTCAGTCCGTGCATCTGTTGGGGTATCGTCAGCAGGGGAACTCCGAGTTGGCGGGGGAGCAAATTCTGACCCAGGCGATCGCCCTAGAGCAAGCTGGAGCCTTTGGGATCATCTTGGAGCACATTCCAGCGACACTGGGCTTACAAATTAGTCAAAAGTTGACCATTCCCACCATCGGGATTGGCGCTGGCCCCTACTGTGATGGTCAGGTACTCGTTACCGCGGATCTGCTGGGGCTGTCCCCCCGGCAGCCTCCCTTTGCCAAGTCCTATGCAGATTTGTGGGGAACGATTACCCAGGCGGTGCAACAGTTTGGTCGAGAGGTGCGATCGCAACAATTTCCCAGCCCTGGGGCGGGGGCAGAGGCTCCCAGATCCAACCTCAGTAACTCATCAGTTGATTAG
- a CDS encoding 3-methyl-2-oxobutanoate hydroxymethyltransferase, translating to MDSDSIRGGQESDILKRNREAVLKGDQGRCGREATVAVTIQTLMQRKQQGQPIVALTAWDFAIAQILDQSGVDLILVGGFHGHGRPGASDNPANYPG from the coding sequence GTGGACAGTGACAGCATTCGGGGAGGTCAGGAGAGCGATATCCTGAAGAGGAACAGAGAGGCAGTCCTCAAAGGCGATCAGGGTCGTTGTGGCCGGGAGGCAACCGTGGCAGTTACCATCCAAACCTTAATGCAGCGTAAACAGCAGGGGCAACCGATTGTCGCCTTGACCGCCTGGGACTTCGCGATCGCTCAGATTCTGGATCAGTCCGGGGTGGATCTAATTTTGGTGGGGGGATTCCATGGCCATGGTCGCCCTGGGGCATCCGACAACCCTGCCAATTACCCTGGATGA
- a CDS encoding TIGR01777 family oxidoreductase, translating to MRPALLETSFLAHVCQAWEAAAQAVTTHGVRLVIVRLGIVLSMGGAIAKMIPPFKLFAGGPIGSGQQWFSWIHREDLVNLILEALTRSQLSGVVNGTAPNPVRMHELCQVLGQVLHRPSWLPVPGFALELLLGEGATVVLEGQQVLPQRTLSQGFTYQYPTLKAALTEFLGDR from the coding sequence ATGAGACCAGCCCTCCTGGAAACGAGTTTTTTAGCCCACGTCTGCCAAGCCTGGGAAGCTGCTGCCCAAGCGGTCACGACCCATGGGGTGCGTTTGGTGATTGTTCGCTTAGGGATTGTGTTGAGTATGGGAGGGGCGATCGCCAAAATGATTCCCCCCTTCAAACTCTTTGCCGGAGGCCCAATTGGGAGTGGACAGCAGTGGTTTTCCTGGATTCATCGTGAGGATCTGGTGAATTTGATCCTGGAAGCCCTGACGCGATCGCAGCTGTCAGGTGTTGTCAATGGCACCGCGCCCAACCCAGTGCGGATGCATGAACTCTGTCAGGTTCTGGGGCAGGTACTCCACCGTCCCTCCTGGCTCCCTGTCCCAGGATTTGCCCTGGAATTGCTGCTGGGAGAAGGGGCGACCGTTGTTTTAGAAGGACAGCAGGTACTCCCTCAGCGCACCCTCAGTCAAGGATTTACCTATCAGTACCCCACCCTCAAGGCTGCCCTGACAGAGTTTTTGGGCGATCGCTAG
- a CDS encoding DUF3318 domain-containing protein → MTSYATSTARSEMSELRRLRSLLPPEMQSWVTVESTSAVNPPLIACEEIGKDQVEVQVDLVRWDQLALDQRNLLFWHEVSRIQNDTIPKDGWEMAALAIGLGGAVGELWVQDGLLLMLALTLCGVSGYRLYKKNNGERILQQAIDADEQAIALATRFGYTLPNAYKSLGSALKALIEQNPKKRQRSRYEARLQALKQSAAKAKAKAKTIRDESI, encoded by the coding sequence ATGACATCCTATGCGACATCCACTGCCCGATCTGAAATGAGCGAACTGCGGCGCTTACGGAGTCTGCTGCCACCGGAAATGCAAAGTTGGGTCACCGTTGAAAGTACGTCAGCGGTCAATCCTCCCTTGATTGCCTGTGAGGAAATTGGAAAGGATCAGGTCGAAGTCCAAGTTGATCTGGTGCGGTGGGATCAGTTGGCGCTGGATCAACGGAATCTGTTGTTCTGGCATGAAGTCTCCCGAATTCAGAATGACACCATTCCCAAAGATGGTTGGGAAATGGCAGCCCTTGCAATTGGCTTGGGGGGTGCGGTGGGGGAACTCTGGGTTCAGGATGGGCTGCTCCTGATGCTGGCCTTAACCCTCTGTGGAGTTTCCGGTTACCGTCTATACAAGAAAAATAATGGGGAGCGAATTTTACAGCAGGCGATTGATGCCGATGAACAGGCGATCGCCCTGGCGACCCGATTTGGCTATACCTTACCCAATGCCTATAAAAGTCTCGGCAGTGCCCTCAAGGCCTTGATTGAGCAAAACCCGAAAAAACGTCAGCGAAGTCGCTACGAAGCCAGACTACAAGCGTTGAAACAAAGCGCGGCCAAGGCCAAAGCTAAGGCTAAAACCATCCGCGATGAATCGATCTAG
- a CDS encoding secondary thiamine-phosphate synthase enzyme YjbQ produces MTHYQHSLKIPTRGQGFHKITPQIQGIVAASQVDIGLCTLFLRHTSASLVIQENADPDVLTDLATFLDKLVPESGSYHHSTEGPDDMPAHIRTALTHTSEQIPITQGQLVLGIWQGIYLWEHRRQGSTRELVVHITGF; encoded by the coding sequence ATGACCCACTATCAGCACAGCCTCAAAATTCCCACCCGTGGTCAGGGATTTCACAAGATCACCCCCCAAATCCAGGGGATAGTGGCTGCATCTCAGGTAGACATCGGACTCTGCACCCTGTTTCTGCGCCACACCTCGGCCAGCCTAGTGATTCAAGAAAATGCTGATCCCGATGTGCTCACGGATTTAGCCACCTTCCTGGACAAACTGGTTCCGGAATCGGGTTCTTACCACCACAGCACCGAAGGCCCAGATGATATGCCAGCCCATATTCGCACGGCCCTGACCCATACCTCGGAACAAATTCCTATTACCCAGGGACAACTGGTACTGGGAATCTGGCAGGGGATTTATCTCTGGGAGCATCGACGCCAGGGTTCGACTCGGGAGCTGGTGGTTCACATTACGGGCTTCTAG
- a CDS encoding glycosyl transferase, protein MPRPTLYVAITNHGFGHATRTAAVVAEIQHLCPDLLVILVTTAPRWLLDSYLQGEFIQRPRALDIGVIQRDSLTMDKAATLEQLQGIQRRQAAIIAGEVNFIRQNRVGLVLADIPPLATAIAHAADLPCWMLSNFGWDYIYRAWGGEFCAIADWISQCFAACDQLFRLPFHEPMAAFPQIRDVGLTGGTPRHDLGQLRQKFQLRTTPEQTVLLTFGGLNLNAIPYDGLSRFPDWDFITFDAQAPALPNLRVVTDHQYRPVDFMPLCGRVVSKPGYSTFAEACRLGIPLVSLTREDFVESPLLLEGIQQYAQHQILTPGEFYQGTWTFLEQPLQPPQQSQSLDPHGNLAIAQAVVDYLQTQEQV, encoded by the coding sequence ATGCCTCGACCCACGCTCTACGTTGCCATTACCAATCATGGCTTTGGTCATGCCACCCGCACCGCTGCGGTGGTCGCTGAAATACAGCACCTCTGCCCGGATCTTTTGGTGATTCTGGTGACAACTGCCCCCCGCTGGTTGCTGGACTCCTATCTGCAAGGTGAGTTTATTCAACGTCCTCGAGCCTTGGATATTGGCGTCATCCAGCGGGACAGCCTCACCATGGACAAAGCCGCCACCCTGGAACAATTGCAGGGGATTCAAAGGCGACAGGCGGCGATCATTGCTGGGGAGGTGAATTTTATTCGCCAAAATCGCGTTGGTTTAGTGCTCGCAGATATTCCGCCCCTGGCAACGGCGATCGCCCACGCTGCTGACCTTCCCTGTTGGATGTTGAGTAACTTTGGCTGGGATTATATCTACCGCGCTTGGGGCGGCGAGTTTTGTGCGATCGCCGACTGGATTAGCCAGTGTTTCGCAGCCTGTGACCAGTTGTTTCGCTTGCCCTTCCATGAACCCATGGCCGCCTTTCCTCAGATCAGGGATGTGGGCTTGACCGGGGGCACCCCTCGCCATGACCTAGGGCAATTACGGCAAAAATTTCAGCTGCGGACCACCCCAGAGCAAACCGTGCTCTTAACCTTTGGGGGACTGAATCTCAACGCCATTCCCTATGATGGTCTTAGCCGATTTCCCGACTGGGACTTCATTACCTTCGATGCCCAAGCTCCTGCCCTCCCCAACCTCCGGGTGGTCACCGATCATCAGTACCGTCCCGTTGACTTCATGCCCCTGTGTGGGCGGGTGGTGTCCAAACCCGGTTACAGCACCTTTGCCGAAGCCTGTCGTCTGGGAATCCCCTTGGTTTCCCTTACCCGGGAAGATTTTGTGGAATCTCCTCTGTTACTAGAGGGAATCCAACAGTATGCCCAGCATCAAATTCTGACCCCAGGGGAGTTTTATCAGGGAACTTGGACATTTCTGGAACAACCCTTGCAGCCGCCGCAGCAGTCCCAGTCCTTAGACCCCCACGGGAATCTGGCGATCGCCCAGGCGGTGGTGGACTATTTGCAAACCCAGGAGCAGGTCTGA
- a CDS encoding aminotransferase class V-fold PLP-dependent enzyme, producing MLDAHRQQFPALTHHTYFNFGGQGPLPTPALSAIHQAFTRLDQTGPFSNTAHTWFAQECSQLRSAIAAELNIAPATLTLTENVTVGCNIPLWGINWQPGDHLLISDCEHPGVVAAVQELQRRFAIEISVCPLQATLNDGDPVACIATHLRPRTRLVVISHLLWNTGQVLPLAEIVQICHAYEAAASPVRVLVDGAQSVGCLPLDLTAIAVDFYAFTGHKWWCGPAGVGGLYVHPDALESVQPTFIGWRGITTDPVGTPTGWQPGSKRYEVATAAVPLYAGLSAAIALHQQWGTATERYQEICQLSQTLWQQLSQFPFIRCLRTTPPGGRSGQLPMAPRPHPCRSSKT from the coding sequence TTGCTCGACGCCCATCGTCAACAATTTCCAGCGTTGACCCACCACACGTACTTTAACTTTGGGGGGCAGGGGCCCTTACCTACCCCCGCCCTCAGCGCGATTCACCAAGCCTTCACCAGACTGGATCAGACGGGGCCGTTCTCCAATACTGCCCATACCTGGTTCGCTCAGGAGTGCAGCCAACTTCGAAGCGCGATCGCCGCTGAACTCAACATTGCCCCCGCAACCCTGACCCTGACAGAGAATGTCACCGTCGGCTGTAATATTCCCCTCTGGGGCATAAATTGGCAACCAGGGGATCATCTGCTGATATCCGACTGTGAGCACCCAGGGGTGGTGGCAGCGGTGCAGGAACTCCAGCGGCGGTTTGCCATTGAGATTTCGGTGTGCCCCCTGCAAGCCACCCTGAATGACGGTGATCCGGTGGCCTGTATTGCGACCCACCTCCGACCACGAACACGACTGGTTGTCATCAGCCATCTGTTGTGGAATACCGGGCAGGTATTACCCCTCGCAGAGATTGTCCAGATCTGCCATGCCTATGAGGCAGCGGCATCCCCGGTGCGGGTTTTGGTAGATGGGGCACAGTCAGTGGGTTGCCTACCCCTGGATTTGACCGCGATCGCTGTGGATTTCTATGCCTTTACTGGCCATAAGTGGTGGTGTGGCCCTGCCGGAGTTGGGGGACTGTATGTCCACCCAGACGCCCTCGAAAGTGTCCAGCCCACCTTTATTGGTTGGCGCGGCATCACCACTGACCCAGTGGGCACTCCCACGGGTTGGCAGCCAGGGAGTAAGCGCTATGAGGTTGCCACCGCAGCGGTGCCCCTCTATGCGGGGTTAAGCGCTGCTATCGCCCTGCATCAGCAGTGGGGCACGGCCACCGAGCGCTACCAGGAGATTTGCCAGCTCAGTCAAACGCTGTGGCAGCAGCTCTCCCAGTTCCCGTTCATTCGCTGCTTACGCACCACCCCCCCCGGAGGCAGGTCTGGTCAGCTTCCAATGGCTCCCCGACCCCACCCCTGCCGGTCATCAAAAACTTAG